A single genomic interval of Polaribacter vadi harbors:
- a CDS encoding DUF4293 domain-containing protein, protein MIQRVQTIYLLLASIVSGGLIFVFNLWNTIKEKIFVVDLFSREVFTLKVIPFMFIMSAILSLVTIFLFKNRKLQFVIGRIIIMINLFLLGLLIYLSLNLSGETTVSEKGIGMFLPILAILLVVLANKAIKKDEDLIKSVDRLR, encoded by the coding sequence ATGATTCAAAGAGTACAAACAATATATTTACTTTTAGCTTCCATTGTTTCTGGAGGTTTAATTTTCGTATTTAATTTATGGAATACAATTAAAGAAAAAATATTTGTTGTAGATTTGTTTTCAAGAGAGGTTTTTACTTTAAAAGTAATTCCTTTTATGTTCATTATGTCCGCAATTTTATCATTAGTAACGATTTTTTTATTTAAAAATAGAAAGTTACAATTTGTTATTGGACGTATTATAATTATGATAAATCTTTTTTTACTAGGTTTGTTGATTTATTTGTCTCTAAATTTATCTGGAGAAACGACAGTTTCTGAGAAAGGTATTGGGATGTTCTTACCAATTTTGGCTATTTTGCTTGTTGTTTTGGCAAATAAAGCTATTAAAAAGGATGAAGATCTTATAAAATCTGTAGACAGATTACGATAA